In the genome of Vespa crabro chromosome 1, iyVesCrab1.2, whole genome shotgun sequence, the window TTTCATATCATtaaactatataaaaaaaaaagagagagagagagagagagagaaatatgcaTATTGAGgtgatctttattttataataccgAGTATATTCCTTTAAGAAAGATATCGCTATACATTATTAAAtgtacttttatataaatttgaatatcATAAAATACGATAGGAATCTTTAGTTTGCACGAGAATGTCAAATTTTTAGAGGGTTGGGAAGATGGTTAAATCGTATGGGTAGATTAAATCTTATTACGGGGTAGGTATCTCATGATATAAGTGCCGACGTAAATGCCGCACGCCGAATCGTCGACACCGCGGGAACCGAATTATATATCGTAAACGATTTAActttcacacacatacaaatattCATGTACAATTTTCAGTCACAtcagtgtgtatgtgtacatatatatatatatatatatatatatatatatatatacacacgtacgtaCTTACTCTTCCATAGGTCTATGCACCGACCagtattatcttatttacgaTGCGTCGTAATGATACCGCGTTCGCAGTCGTAAATTGCCGAGAAACGTCTCTTAGACTGACACGTAACACGGTGGAGGAGCTTGCACGGCCATTACGGACATCGGCCTTCCAACTTGGATACGTTTTAACTATGCGAGCGTCCTGCATCGATCATCAACGACGTTATACCACCCACGCCGATTATCGATTCTCTCGAGAGTATTCGAGAAAATTGCTTCCAagtgttttcattttttttttttcttctttcccctttACTTTCAAATTATCAGTTTATTGaatgaaaagtaattaaaagtaTACATTTATcgtagatattataaatattaatatttatgagccatcataagaaataattgcaataataattttcctccttttttttttcgtttgttttttctctctctctctttttttttcttttcttttttttttttttttcttttgcaaacATCTATAAACACCATTCTCGAGAACGTTTCGACGTTTCTCATCTTCTGATCGTTCAACACGAACATTCGCCAATTATGGAAACGCGCGTCGAAATCGACGAACGGAAAGATTAACTCGGCTTTCACACATATAAAACAAGTGACGCCCCTGATCCTGGAGACGTTTACGTAACCGCTTCACGAGAGATGtggtttctctcttctcccaaGAGAAGACGAGAGCTTGCTTCCGAGCGACATACTTAGCTCGagatttcctctttttatggTCGTCATCGTCGACGAGCTCGTCGAGCTcgggtaaataaataaatcgtatcTCTTTTCGTGATTGCGAGCGGGGAAGTGCTAACtatgtatttatttgataaaataaaaaagaaaatatatatatatataaataaaagagacagagtaatgattttttatgaaaacttataaattaacaaatatatatatatatatcattttattccaTCATTctaaagatgaaaagaaaacttttagttatgttaatatcatatataaataaatttttaagtaaaaatatattatttagttaCCGAAGAAACTAATAAATCTCAGTCTTCATTCTGTAGCAGACAGAGTGTTAAGAAACTGAGGCATTCTATCTCGTCAGCATAATTATAGCAGGCCAGTGCTCGCGGGAGAGTGCGTGTTATAGCTCATAAATATACGTTTTTCAATCTCGGACAGCTTTCTCGCGTTTCCCtcttcaatatttttgttgttccTGTAACACGTCGCGGCATCCAGCGACGAAGGTCGTTTGAATCAATGCCAGAAGCagttgcttttttattttgatctgATCTTTATGGGGTTACATACGAAGGCGAGAGAGCGTTATGGATAGGAGTTAGCCAAGTCGAGagtgaaagataaagataaagataaaatgaaagataaaggaaaaaaaaacagaaagagagagaaagagagagaaagagagagagagagaaagacagacaggcagacagagaaagagagtctgTGAGTAATGCCGTCCCGTATTTTCTTTTGCAGATTGCAACGCGACCTTGGAGCCCGGATCAGGGCAAGACGCGAGAGATGACCAAGCTCTGCAACCATAAGAGGAAACTTTTGCTACCGTGCGCAGCAGCCAGCCCTGTTGCCGCCTCCTGTACCTTGCCGGTCTCCCCTTCGACGTTATCTTCTGGACCAACGTCGTCGACGGCAGCGCCGACAGCAGCGGCACCGATTCACGCCGACTCGCCCACCTCGCCGGACAAAGCCAGAAAAGGTACGCCGATACTTGCGATTAtccgtttcttcttttaccttttttctttttttcttttctttttcttttttcttttttttttccttcgacttcttttttctttttttcttccttttttgaaatattcgagATTACTTTCGAAAGAGCCGTACGATTGAAATGGATTGGATCTTAAGTTCTTATCACAGAGTATATATCGTTCATGTATTAATTCaatcaatttttctaatacCATTTTCTAATATCGTAACCTAgtcatattgaaatatatagtaataaatactCAGGTGATAATCGTATCCCTTAGAGGAATGTAACGAggggaaagaaattattcgattttcttttttatatgataatatacaaCGCGAAAAGATTTGAGAAATTACAAGGTACGATGGAACTTTTATCgatcattgatatattttaccGCGTGCAATTTGATAAGTGATCTTTGTAAATCACGAATAACCCCAATCCATATTACTATCGTCTTTAGGAACGAATAGGTGATCAATCAGTTTGAACTTTTAATGCTTTAGTTACGAACACATATAACGTGTGATTCCGGGATAAGTTAAAGAAAgttttcttcgatcgattcgTCGCGTATTAACAAAGTTTTTCGCCTGTAAGCCGAGTCGTCGCCATATAGAAAACCATCGCGCGTTTATTcgacctttctcttttcctttcaccctctccctctctctctctctctctctctctctctctctctctctctcactatctctttctatctatctctcgctttttttctctttctatctcgtcGTATTCTCCAGTGAACATCGGAACACGTGCCAACTCTTATTGGAGGAAGACCAAAAGTTTTTCTCCTTCCGCCGACGTTCGAGGGAACGATCATTAGGAAAAAATTCGTCGCCTTGGAAGGAtgcgaaagaacgaacgagaaagaaagaaagaaagaaagaaagagagagagagagagagagagagagagagagagagaaggcgaaATTGCGGCATTAGCGGAGAGCCCAGACCGTACCCTCTTTTCGCGCGATGACATTAAACCTTCGAATACTGTGAGATATGTGGTGGGGGTAAAAGCCGAGGGTGGTGAGGAGGAATGATGTATTACCACTGGCAGCGAATACTCCACGGGATTTTCATTACCAAATCCTAACCGTCGGACGACCGCgcctgttttttctttttctctctctctctctctctctctctctctatttctctctatttctctctatttctctcttctcgttctttcttattattttttgtttctttactcCTCCTCTCATCTCGTTAATTAAACGGCTGTTACTCGAAGCGTCTAGCTCGTCGTGCAAGGACTCGTCGTTGGTTGCTGCCACAGCTGTTCTTTTgttgctctttttctctctctctctctctctctctctctctctcttgctctctctctatctctcttgctctctcaaAATCActgaaattataattgtacGTTCAAATTAAATTCTAGCACCCATGCTCACGTTTTGCgattcttcctctctctctctttctctctctctctctctctctttttttctttctctctttctctctttctcttcgtattCACTCGTTCGATATTAAAAGGACGGGTGAGAATGTGATTAGTGAAAAGCACGCTCGCGTTAATGGCGAGGTAATAATTAATCGTCGCTTAATACCCGTCCCAGTCACGTGTTTGTCGATCCGCAGAGACAACAAGTCGTTACGCGAGTGAATTGAAAATTTCCACGAAACGATCTCGccattatcgaaaataaacgCGGCGGCGATGGGTGTTTCGATTTATTCGTCGATTGTACACGATTGAttcggaaaaatatttttttctacatattttttcggtaacgataatattccactttttttctccatttcattttatatttattcgattgatCATTCGATgatcttattgatattactcaTTGAACGATATCTCGAATGATCGATCGTATAATGTATTTAGAATGCGCTTTTGAAAGTATTCGAAACAAGCGTTAAACGTCGACGATAGCAATGTTTATAGAGatgtttatagaaatattttaacaatagcGAGCTCTTTCGTGAGCAagcaaaaagtaaaataaaaaatagaaagagatagagagagagagagagaaagagagagtgagaaagaatgaatatgTCTGCGCTTATGGTCGTCTAAAGTGACGCTAAGCGGTGATACAAGGTAGTCGAGAGGACAAGATAGAGAGATCGCAGTCTTCACCCCTTCAATGATATTCCTACCCTTTGAAGATCGGTATAAGAGCGACAAGAAACGGGAAATGAAAGGGTCTTgtgatttctctctttttttttcctttttctacctCTACACGTTTCAAGCGTACACCTACAACGtgcatttttctcttttatgttCGCGAGAAACATCGCTTTTctgtctattattattattcctattattattattattattattattattattattattattattattattattattattattattattattattattattattattattattattatcattatcatcattactattactattattattattccttttttttctactttacactttttctttttatttctttgtttttcgcGACAAAAAGTATCTACGAATAAATTTAAGCTCTCTGGAAGAAATAAGTTTTCTAATCGAACTACAAATATTCAGGAAAACGTTTGTGTTCGATGAAAAGtcgtaaaaaattttgaatgaattttttcctAAAGTACATTTCGTCATTCGTCTCTTTTATCTCGTTAACtcgtaataatagttattttaatttacggCTTTCGAACAAGTAttggtaatagtagtagtagtaatagtagtagtactagtactagtagtaatagtagtagtagtagtaatagtagtagtagtaggaatAGCAGCAGTGGCAacagttttcttctttttccccatAGAATAGACGGAGTGAAATTAAAAAGCGTCTACGAAGTGATCGACAAAGAGGACATTTAAATAGCTTTCAAATGTACGCTTGTATAAAAGTAGAACGGGAGAATTTGGTTgctcgtaatattttatagactTATATCATAAATTCCGTTTGCGATCGTTTTAGGTATTACACATCGTAGATAGAAAATAGACAATCCAAATAAACGAATCATGGAAGAATAGtaggtattattatcgtgttcgAGGTGTGCAGGATATTACAGCATACTGGGCGGTATAAATTGAATTCCGTCATGAAACCGTTACAATAATGGGGTGGTGGAAATGCATTATACACTCGAGGAGAATTGTCGTCCATCCCCATTTTGTGGTGTGCTCGCGCATGCCCGTTCACGATTTTATGCCCTCTTAAACAATTTCCACTCGTAAACAATTTTCCCcttcttcgtcgatcgatcatGCCTGTCTCACGTCGGCGTAATGCGTGCTGGTTAAACTCCGACATCCCAACGTCGAATGATTTCACAAGCGACGCATCTCGTGTACTTCGTGCGTTTCGTGTGTTTTGCGgttcttctcatttttccatcctctctctttctctcttcatctctacAGCCCTCTCAACATCCGGCCTCAATTCCCTTCTCCCTCTGTTGTATCCATCTATTATTGgcattgaatattttcaaggaaCTTTGTCCGAAAGGGATGTAtttgcgattataataaatgacatGACATTAAGTTGTTTGTCATCGAAAATCATTATTGGTTGACGAATAAGTTCgacagaaaaattattaaatcttctTTACGAAAGAATCTTTCTTACGAAGAAGGATTttttaggaaaaagaaagaaggaaaaagaaaacaaaaaacgaaaaaccaTTCGATAAATTCTTAGagctttttatttaatagagTTAGTGCGTAAATTGCAAATCGAAGTTGTATCTATTatttgagatatatatatatatatacatgtatacgtgtatagaTATCTGGCGAACGACCGCGCGTTTTCCATTCTGTCTATCAAAGGAAAATTGAAAGGATCCTTTTGATCTGCTCCTGTGACGCTTATCGCTTTTGCTCTTGATAACATGTCGAGGATAGCTCGGAATTGTGATAGAAGAAGGAAACGCGCACCCTGCGAGATGTCCGGAAAAGGGACCAATCGGCCTTTCGTGTCTTCTTATCGCGCGGCCGATCAATAAGTCCCGGGAGGAGGAAAGAATCCGCTCTCTATTCGCTACCAACGACAAGCGATGCGTGGTGGTGGTAGTCACGGTGAAGGAGATGGCGATGGAGCTGATGCTGCTGGTTGTGGCGGTAttgctggtggtggtgatggtggtggtggagaaGCCCGGACGACTCTCGAGGTGGGGAAGGCATCCCTATCTTCGTCGTTGCTGGTAGACACAGACTTGATAAGGGTTAATTTCATACGAAGAGATGAGGAGTAAGGGAGCGAAGCGAGTAACGCATACCAACGCGAACTACACATCAACGTGAAACGAGAGACGGGCGAGAGTAGATGAGAAAAGAGACGAGACGGTGGTGGTAGTCCGCGGTCTCGCGACTGTCCGCTCGTGATTCTTGCGCCTGCCCGGACTAACGTGCAATCCCTTgcaatctctttctcctcctcgtcGCTCTCTGTAGCCCCTCATTGTCGCGCAAGCGCACTTCAAATCACGAGTATTCAGTCTGCAACGACGCCTCAACCACGAAACGTCTGATCCGGGCTAATCTCCAATGATCACCGGCAACTCGCTTCTCGGCTGTCTCGAAAGTCTTAGACTTTCCGTACGTTGTCGTCGGGAAAACGACGATCAACTCACCTTTCATGCTGTGAGTTTGCCTTCCCATAGTCAGGAGTTTTTAACTCACGTCTCTCATTCAATCGCTTTGGTGTCGCTTCGTGTGCACCGTCAATCGAGTTAGTGGAATACCAACGATGTGTTTATACATCTCTTAGTTTTACTCGAtatatttcgatgatattataatcgaGGATCACATGATTAGTGCATTCTGGGTTAAAGTGTTGCCGTTAAATTGTAGACATTCGATTACTTTatgctaatattttttttaattttttgtttgaagaatattacaaaattatcgTGAATAGAATTATTCCGTTGCGCTTATCATTAGGAAGATTTACAGCTTACACTGTTGATTACAGCTCCCTCGAAAATAAGGGTGAAAGGGAATGATTGGCGCGTTGATGTGAAACCCCCCTTCGGAAGCCACAAAATGCTTGGAAGATTTTACGCAAATCTTCGTCCCCTTGAAAATCGGGTTAAACCGCCACCActaacagagatagagatacagTGAGAAGGTAGTAggggtaaaagagagagaatgaggaggTGCCTTACTGCGGAGTAGAGATTCATTACTAGCCGCACCCCCTTCCACCTCTCGTtcgtcctctttcttctccttcgtttCCTTCGGCCCGAGTTATCTCTTCAACCCCGTTCCATTGGTGTTCACGCTGGAGAATAATTATCCGTTGTAGCTTTACAGATAAAAGACCCCCCGTTGAAAGctaccttttctctcttctcgttcGCCCTTCATCGTAGCCCTCGTAGATCACAGCAATTTCGAAGTGTCGACGACTGTTATAGCACTTTACCGGCACTTGTGTACACTCGGTCGATAGCTTCCGGCATAGATGCTCTCACGAACGAATACAAATgctgattttaatatttttttaagcgACCCCATTTTATCTCTCGTGTAATTGTTTCGAACGATAAAaagcttttaaaaaatttccgaaacattgttccatttttttttattttctttttatttttttttattatttttttttttttttttttataattttatacccgtgaagattttctattttttaactgataaattaattgactTGTTTGCTTACATTAAGATGgatcttaattataatacgtAATAACAAGTTATCAACTTGTATGCGCAGATGGTCtcagcaagaaaaagaagagaaaactgGTGGGTATAGGGGGCTTGTACTCAGGAGTTTCCGTATCGCAACTTCTGGCACAGCGGGAAAGAGCTATCGCTGCTGTTTCCACGTCGGGAGTTCAAGGTTCATCGGTGCCTAATGGATCGCAGGTAAATACCGCTCATAATTCTTCTTTGATTGCTTTGGCGATAATAATGGCTTATTACAAATGCACTTTTCTTTGCAGGTGTGGCCGATCGCGATCCCTAATTTGCAGATGCAACAAAGCAATCAACAAATCTGCCATCAATCGTTAAATTCACCCTCTCAAAATCACGACGTAAATAGTTCGGTACGAAATTCTCAACAGCGGTTAAATCAGCACAATATGCCTGGAATGATAATGGGAAATCCGCTAATTATGAATCAGCAAAGTactaatttcaataatatgacccaacaacagcagcagcttTTGCAGCAACAGCACCAACAATTATTActacagcaacagcagcaacaacagcaacagcagcaacagcaacagcaacaacagcaactgATGCAGCAACATTTATCGCAGcatcaacagcaacagcaacctCAACAACTTTTACCTCATCATCAACAAATGCAGCATATGCCGTTGTTGCAACAACATCAggagcaacaacagcagcagcaacagcagccaCATCCCAACGCTGTAGTGAATCAATTATCTCAACAGCAAGTTCCTCATTATATAAATCAGTTGAATCAACAATCCTTGCACGTTatgcagcaacaacaacaacatttGAACCAACAACAGCAGCTTCACATACAACAAATTCAGAAACATAATATGCAACCGCCACAACAGCAGCATTTAACATCGGAAATGGATCAACAGCAAACAGGAAATTATAATTCGCAGCTGCCTCAAGAAGGTTATGTACATCATTTACAATCTTCGCAAATGTCGCAACCTGTTCTTCATCCGCTTCAACATCAACTTCATCAACATCAAatacagcagcagcagcagcagcaacaacagcaacaagaTCAGCATTGTATGCAGACTCAAACTATCGATCCATTTCAAATGCAAATACAACAActacaacaacagcaacaacatcaACAGCAGTTGTCACAAATGTGCGTGCAGGCTCAATATCCTAATCAGCAATTATCTCATCATACAATGGATATTATACAGCAATCTAACGGCGGGTCCGTTATGAGTGGAATCAATCCTTCTGATTTGCAAAATAGACATGGTCGTACGCAATCAGCTACAGAAGATGATTTAAGTGCTAAGCAaatgcaacaacaacaacaacaacagcaacaacaacagcaacaacagctgTTAATGCATAATCATAACTTGCAACGGCATCAAATCGTCGAAAATGGAAATCTGTCAAATAATCCTCACGAAAATGCACAACGAATGTATACACAAGGCCAAGTTCAATATCCAGCGAGAAACTTTGATACTCAGAAGATATCGACTGTGGAAGCCAAATTTGGTCATCAACAACAATACACTTTAGTTAGCCACGCGGGAAGAAGTCCAACTATTAACCATGCTACAGAAGTACAATCGGGTATGGGACCAACTAGCGGACAAGCAggaaatatacattttaacgCGAGAGCACCTCCGTGGCAACAAAATCGTACAGTTGTCACGACTAATCAGACTTCATTAACTACGGTCCAAAATATCACTTGCAATTCTTTTGATCGTGTTCCTCCTCTCCATCATCACATTCCACAGACGTCAACCTGGACCGACGAGGTAGCGAGGAAGAAAGCCAAGTCAACTAAGAGTATGATGAAAAAACAGCGTCAGCATGGTACATCAGATATGAGGAGTAATAATGGTCTCGATCAGCCAATACCAAGTCCAATTGACGAATTTAATGACAAGGCGCAACAGAATAGCGATCAAATTGGTTCGACGGTTAACAGCAGTGGTCCTTCATTTTTAGAGGATCCTAGTGGTTATTTAGCACAGCAAACTGCTTTACTAAATAGTACGATATCGCGGCAAACTGGCGTTAATAACACTCAAGTGGCCATATTGAACAGCCCGAAAGTACAACAAACGAATCATAGTACTCATACAGCGAGTAATCCCTATCTTGCGCAACCAAAGCCTTCCTCTGCTGCCAGTCCTTCAAGTACAACATTTAATTCTGTGAAAAATCATGCCACTTCACCAGTAGTGGTACACAGCAGTATGACGCCGACGTCTAGTAATGGTGCCATCGATTCCGACGGTAGCCCTTGCCATGGCTGTGTTAGCAGTGGTGACAATCAATCCTTCGTTCAAGATCAATACAACAAACAGCAATTACATCGACAATACATATTGCATTCTGATCAACGCGAGGATCCAGTTACATCGTCGACGTTTGGTGAGAAATATCAAGGGAGTCAACAACAAATTGATTCAAGACCTATTCAAGGAGGTACTGTTAGTACTAGTCATGGTTCACCGATCGGTACAAATAGTCCAGCTAATTCGGATGTTCCTGCTTCCTCAACACCTGGAATATCTCAACCAGCAACACCTCAAAGTTTAACTTCATCCCAACCATCGACCCCGCACAGTTATTCTCAACCACCAACGCCCCATTCTCTTGCATCGTCGTCTGGTCAATTACCATCTCAACCTTTAACTCCACACTCTCATCCATCTTCATCGAATCAGTTTGCAACTCAACCGTTAACTCCTCAGGCACCGCAGCCTTCACAATCATCGTCTAATAACAGTTTGGAACAGCACTTGGAAATGTCGTGTACAGTCGCAAATAATCCCAATGCTGTTTCACCAAGTACATCTCCTTCTCAAACATATTCTACGCCTATGGACAATATAACGTCTCAGCTACCAAAAAGACAGGCTGTCAGTACAAGACAGCTATCGTTAGATGGCTATCAACCACATCCACATACAGTGAATACAGTTTCAAGGATACCATTAAATTCTTTTACCAGTACGTCGTCCGTGATAACGACTATGGCAAGCGGACATACGGTTAGTAGTAATACAATTACGTCTGTGCTTGCTGGAAGAGCGAATACGGCGACCGTATCTATAAATACGCCCTTGGGGATGCCTAACCCCGCtattttaaacattctttCCAATAAGCCTCAACAGCCAACAACGGCATCGCCCGCTCTCGTGAATGTAACAGCGACGTCGACAACGGCGCATCATCCACATTCGATACCCCTTACACCTAGTCAATCGTCGACGATCACAGTATCGAAGTCACCATTGGAGATGGTTCAGAGTGTAGTAAGTAGTATTCAGGTACCTCAAGCGACAATTAATTCACCAATGCCACAGACtcaacaacagcaacatcagcaacaacaacagcagcatcaacagcaacaacaacaacaacaacaacagcaacaacaacaacaacaacaacagcaacaacaacaacaacaacaacaacaacagcagcagcatcaacaacaacagcatcaacaacaacaacaacaacaacaacaacagcagcagcagcagcagcaacaacagcagcagcaacaacagcaacagcatgctcagcaacaacaacatccACAATCGAACGTTCAAGTTCACAATGTCCTTACATCTGGTGGTATATTGAAGCATCCAACCGGATCCACTTTGCCACCCGGACATATTTTAGTGTCCAGTGGTGGACAACTCATAATGGCAAGCACTGGGTCTGCTATTAATGGTGTGATGGCACCGCCACCACCGAAAATCATTTCTAATGCTAATTCAATGCCACCGTTATCCGTTTCGCCGATGGTCACTAGTGTAACTGGAGCAGTTAGTCAAGTTATACCGGCAGTTGGTGTAGCTCAGCAAGTGATAGGACAACCAACGGTTTTGGTTAATGCTATACAAACACCGGTTCTTATTCAACCCGGTGTTATGACGATGGACAGTATTGGACAAAATGTACAAATACCTCATCTCACGGTTGCTACCGGGAACGTTATACAAAATGCTCAGTCCATCTTAGACGCAAATCAAGATGTGACGAGGAACGTGAGTACAAATCAGGGTATCGTGAACCGTCAACCGGCTTTACTTTCACCCGAATCCGCGCTGAGTAAAAAGAAAGCGTACAAAAAACGAAAGACCAATCCTCAAACCGTAGCGTCGATGCTTCACATTGCTTCGTCTCAACAAAATGCGGGTATGCTGATGCAATCGCAATCGAATTTTGCGCAGCAAAATTTCCAAGCACAGAGCATAGGTGGGCCAATGTTGCAGGCCCTTACAATTGTTCCTGGCAAAGGCGGTGCACCCGCTCAATTGGTCATGAATGGTCAAACAGGTGCAACGTCCGCGCAATTTAACACTCAACAGATTATTACAAATCCTCAACCTGCTCAACAAATAAATCTTTTGCAACCGGTTAATTTGTTGAATGGAGCAGCTGGAATGGTACAGAATTTCCCTACCATCCAACAGTTTATCGTGCCTGGAATAGGAAGTATGGTCATGTCTGCCGACGGTACTGCGACTTTATTGCAAGATACTGGAAATATAGGAATGCAGCTACAAATACAAAATGTAAATGGTCAAA includes:
- the LOC124432200 gene encoding uncharacterized protein LOC124432200 isoform X3 translates to MAGKPEQQPSTHPAPPNHDHHHHHQQKQQQQQQQQLQLQQQHPQYQQQQQQHPQNPQHQQQQNNNNNNGGGGSVLVYVSGENFAYATAVGGQNAAATAAATAVATTTAGYRLSSPRHQPATAYVAGGVIPTQLPTAASCFPAKTANSAAAAAVVAAAATVAATTSTTAITTTTTITTTTTTTVVAVDRTRANLKRSNDHHAVSVTTTTTSAITTTGNTATTTVVASSDARRDQSRSSNDEEDDYVGGIVYGRTQVVAGRILGNEYSQDAGRRASKDDTSLKMYPSHRYNNVANSNVVAGASAAVVVGSGGNAVNRIGLLESNEARVTRFVRQQTNDVGVVDRRDDKVRQQQQQQQDGYDRQTGSSLSGDSVRSDIGESSTYSSLSSPESQSQTSSHDGSNNVTMNGAVGDGACSSASSASSGAGGASGACVQQQQQQQQQQQQSTRSSSTTRLAVANGNNNENGANAQHNVVLTMNGNAVLAQQHQQQQQQQQQHSVTVPRGWKRICANGVIIYISPSSTALGSLDQLKEYLTTAGTCKCGLECPLRPEQVFNFDPKIATRPWSPDQGKTREMTKLCNHKRKLLLPCAAASPVAASCTLPVSPSTLSSGPTSSTAAPTAAAPIHADSPTSPDKARKDGLSKKKKRKLVGIGGLYSGVSVSQLLAQRERAIAAVSTSGVQGSSVPNGSQVWPIAIPNLQMQQSNQQICHQSLNSPSQNHDVNSSVRNSQQRLNQHNMPGMIMGNPLIMNQQSTNFNNMTQQQQQLLQQQHQQLLLQQQQQQQQQQQQQQQQQQLMQQHLSQHQQQQQPQQLLPHHQQMQHMPLLQQHQEQQQQQQQQPHPNAVVNQLSQQQVPHYINQLNQQSLHVMQQQQQHLNQQQQLHIQQIQKHNMQPPQQQHLTSEMDQQQTGNYNSQLPQEGYVHHLQSSQMSQPVLHPLQHQLHQHQIQQQQQQQQQQQDQHCMQTQTIDPFQMQIQQLQQQQQHQQQLSQMCVQAQYPNQQLSHHTMDIIQQSNGGSVMSGINPSDLQNRHGRTQSATEDDLSAKQMQQQQQQQQQQQQQQLLMHNHNLQRHQIVENGNLSNNPHENAQRMYTQGQVQYPARNFDTQKISTVEAKFGHQQQYTLVSHAGRSPTINHATEVQSGMGPTSGQAGNIHFNARAPPWQQNRTVVTTNQTSLTTVQNITCNSFDRVPPLHHHIPQTSTWTDEVARKKAKSTKSMMKKQRQHGTSDMRSNNGLDQPIPSPIDEFNDKAQQNSDQIGSTVNSSGPSFLEDPSGYLAQQTALLNSTISRQTGVNNTQVAILNSPKVQQTNHSTHTASNPYLAQPKPSSAASPSSTTFNSVKNHATSPVVVHSSMTPTSSNGAIDSDGSPCHGCVSSGDNQSFVQDQYNKQQLHRQYILHSDQREDPVTSSTFGEKYQGSQQQIDSRPIQGGTVSTSHGSPIGTNSPANSDVPASSTPGISQPATPQSLTSSQPSTPHSYSQPPTPHSLASSSGQLPSQPLTPHSHPSSSNQFATQPLTPQAPQPSQSSSNNSLEQHLEMSCTVANNPNAVSPSTSPSQTYSTPMDNITSQLPKRQAVSTRQLSLDGYQPHPHTVNTVSRIPLNSFTSTSSVITTMASGHTPQQPTTASPALVNVTATSTTAHHPHSIPLTPSQSSTITVSKSPLEMVQSVVSSIQVPQATINSPMPQTQQQQHQQQQQQHQQQQQQQQQQQQQQQQQQQQQQQQQQQQQQHQQQQHQQQQQQQQQQQQQQQQQQQQQQQQQHAQQQQHPQSNVQVHNVLTSGGILKHPTGSTLPPGHILVSSGGQLIMASTGSAINGVMAPPPPKIISNANSMPPLSVSPMVTSVTGAVSQVIPAVGVAQQVIGQPTVLVNAIQTPVLIQPGVMTMDSIGQNVQIPHLTVATGNVIQNAQSILDANQDVTRNVSTNQGIVNRQPALLSPESALSKKKAYKKRKTNPQTVASMLHIASSQQNAGMLMQSQSNFAQQNFQAQSIGGPMLQALTIVPGKGGAPAQLVMNGQTGATSAQFNTQQIITNPQPAQQINLLQPVNLLNGAAGMVQNFPTIQQFIVPGIGSMVMSADGTATLLQDTGNIGMQLQIQNVNGQNVLTPVQSHSGIFSPSQSILAAGPAGMVIRAPQATSSKIIQQHSPGAQFLSPNSGQFLVNGTTSFGNQLSPIVANVSPNQQVTFNTSQVRPPNMQGQQEFIQMNGQTLMVPCATAQNIAVSSAPNQQNTTFVQQNTTIVQQQTTMVSNNQIPNFQAAPSNNAGPVDPALNLDHNQPYILSSGMISGKPPSSPKNSINSPTSDQSIEQQQYVLASSSTSVVEKTGQQIDQHSPLMARHSVSTQTAGNQANIVQAAMMRQGSPPDTTTHSPGNSQRSNSPAVDTTTHGAASPAPPISARQHSSSTPMVHCVSSSEPDSGDITMTSEDWRIQGVTTKEITLSQPNLHGKTYVESTVTTGIQIYTSETLKQAEGVVSTVRCEGREHALGRGIKRKLESIHSMHSTLHEDQDVAETKVEEKKQWKLEVGELVWGAARGSPAWPGKVESLGPPGTMTVGVRWYGGGGTLTQVDVKALKSLSEGLEAHHRARKKFRKSRKLNMQLENAIQEAMAELDKISESSHHREKATSAVRRSSKVSSSPTTTTRSPASNAVAKRSSKRSMGTSLDNGKADQKQCR